Proteins co-encoded in one Campylobacter ornithocola genomic window:
- a CDS encoding HisA/HisF-related TIM barrel protein: MLKTRIIPCVLLKDYQLVKSINFTSFRTIGHMVSTARIYNARNVDELIVLDINKNGFIDFESLEDIANECFMPLTIGGGIRTLEDIRKVLDIGADKISINSIALQNPNFIKEAANTFGSSCVVCSIDVKKDKNQFKVFNNEILDIDPLELALKYESLGAGEILLTSVDKEGKSLGYDWELLEYFQNKLKVPLIINGGLSKPQDGVKAINLGANALAGAFIFHFSQYTPNDIKNELLKNNIPVRIV; this comes from the coding sequence GTGCTTAAAACTAGAATTATACCTTGTGTGTTATTAAAAGATTATCAGCTTGTAAAAAGCATAAATTTTACTTCCTTTAGAACTATAGGACATATGGTAAGTACAGCTAGAATCTATAATGCTAGAAATGTAGATGAGCTTATAGTTTTAGATATTAATAAAAATGGTTTTATAGATTTTGAAAGTTTGGAAGATATAGCAAATGAATGTTTTATGCCTTTGACTATTGGAGGTGGGATTAGAACTTTAGAAGATATTAGAAAAGTGCTAGATATAGGTGCGGATAAAATCAGTATTAATTCTATAGCATTACAAAATCCAAATTTTATAAAAGAAGCCGCTAACACTTTTGGAAGTTCTTGTGTGGTATGCTCGATTGATGTAAAAAAAGATAAAAATCAATTTAAAGTTTTTAATAATGAAATTTTAGATATTGATCCGTTAGAACTTGCATTAAAATACGAATCTTTAGGAGCTGGGGAGATACTTTTAACAAGTGTTGATAAAGAAGGGAAATCTTTAGGGTATGATTGGGAATTGTTAGAATATTTTCAAAATAAATTAAAAGTTCCACTAATTATTAATGGGGGGCTTTCTAAACCTCAAGATGGAGTAAAAGCCATTAATCTTGGAGCAAATGCACTTGCTGGAGCTTTTATATTTCATTTTAGTCAATACACTCCAAATGATATTAAAAATGAGCTTTTAAAAAACAACATCCCAGTAAGGATTGTTTAA
- the hisH gene encoding imidazole glycerol phosphate synthase subunit HisH produces MICIVDYHLGNFKSVLKAFEKINQEVIISSKKEDIKNASKLILPGVGSFKQGMENLKKLSLDELLKECVLKDKKPILGICLGMQLFASKGYEGGECEGLDFVKARVLKFDLSREKLLHSGWDDLQFSSKKSKIYDGILEKSDFYFVHSYYVECLEDIETSFCEYEKPFCASFEKDNIFAVQFHPEKSQNFGLRLLENFANLKV; encoded by the coding sequence ATGATTTGTATTGTTGATTATCATCTTGGGAATTTTAAATCTGTTTTAAAGGCTTTTGAAAAAATTAATCAAGAAGTGATTATAAGCTCTAAGAAAGAGGATATAAAAAATGCTTCTAAATTGATTTTACCAGGTGTTGGATCTTTTAAGCAGGGTATGGAAAATTTAAAAAAACTTTCTTTAGATGAGCTTTTAAAAGAATGCGTTTTAAAAGATAAAAAGCCCATTTTGGGAATTTGTCTAGGTATGCAGCTTTTTGCTAGCAAAGGATATGAGGGTGGAGAGTGTGAAGGGCTTGATTTTGTCAAAGCAAGGGTTTTAAAATTTGATTTAAGTAGAGAAAAGTTGTTGCATAGTGGTTGGGATGATTTGCAATTTAGCAGTAAAAAAAGCAAGATTTATGATGGAATTTTAGAAAAAAGTGATTTTTATTTTGTGCATTCTTATTATGTAGAATGTTTAGAAGACATAGAAACTTCTTTTTGTGAATATGAAAAGCCATTTTGTGCAAGTTTTGAAAAAGATAATATTTTTGCGGTGCAATTTCATCCTGAAAAAAGTCAAAATTTTGGTTTAAGACTTTTAGAAAATTTTGCAAATTTAAAGGTTTAG
- the pseA gene encoding pseudaminic acid biosynthesis protein PseA, producing the protein MFFCKKCVMPNTKPDLHFDDEGICDACRSQEAKNHEINWQEREKEFLELIKKYKKHPVYDCVLGVSGGKDSTYQVLKCLEFGLNPLCVCFEPSIPTKLGKKNLRNLNNLGVDLIHIKRNPLIYKKLSREALIRTGDNEWQNHLGIFTCVPKIAVAFDIPLIIWGENSQIEYGGPASSKEKNTLGREWLEEFGGLLGNRISDMIDVDGISEKDLYFYTYPSDEELQRVGVTGLFLGYYFKWDYKYNLKLAQENGFKTNTRPIETTYENFENLDCYSNHVHDYLKYCKYGFGRATDNACLDIRLGYISREEGVRLVNKYDGKPPKKAIKKYLEFSGFSEKEFEKIVDSYTNKKIFKRDENGKFLRDSDGSLIKKDEFVLK; encoded by the coding sequence GTGTTTTTTTGTAAAAAATGTGTGATGCCAAATACTAAGCCTGATTTGCATTTTGATGATGAGGGAATTTGTGATGCATGTCGCTCGCAAGAAGCTAAAAATCATGAGATAAACTGGCAAGAGCGTGAAAAAGAATTTCTAGAGCTTATAAAAAAATATAAAAAACATCCTGTGTATGATTGTGTGTTAGGGGTAAGTGGTGGTAAAGATTCTACTTATCAAGTTTTAAAATGCCTTGAATTTGGACTTAATCCTTTGTGTGTTTGTTTTGAACCTAGTATTCCTACTAAATTAGGTAAGAAAAATCTCCGTAATTTAAATAATCTTGGTGTAGATTTAATTCATATCAAAAGAAATCCTTTGATATATAAAAAATTATCCCGTGAGGCATTGATAAGAACAGGGGATAATGAATGGCAAAACCATTTAGGAATTTTTACTTGTGTTCCAAAAATAGCTGTTGCTTTTGATATACCTTTGATTATTTGGGGAGAAAATTCGCAGATTGAGTATGGGGGACCAGCTAGTTCTAAAGAAAAAAATACACTAGGTAGAGAATGGCTTGAAGAATTTGGAGGACTTTTAGGTAATAGAATTTCTGATATGATTGATGTTGATGGCATTAGTGAAAAGGATCTGTATTTTTATACTTACCCAAGTGATGAGGAGCTTCAAAGAGTAGGAGTTACAGGGTTATTTTTAGGATATTATTTTAAATGGGACTATAAGTATAATTTAAAATTAGCTCAAGAGAATGGTTTTAAAACTAACACAAGACCAATTGAAACTACTTATGAGAATTTTGAAAATCTAGATTGCTATTCAAATCATGTGCATGATTACTTAAAATACTGTAAATATGGCTTTGGAAGAGCTACAGACAATGCATGTTTGGATATAAGACTTGGTTATATTAGCCGTGAAGAGGGTGTGAGACTAGTAAATAAATACGATGGAAAGCCACCTAAAAAAGCTATTAAGAAGTATTTAGAATTTAGCGGTTTTAGTGAAAAAGAATTTGAAAAGATAGTGGATTCTTACACAAATAAAAAAATTTTCAAACGTGATGAAAATGGCAAATTTTTAAGAGATAGTGATGGGTCTTTGATAAAAAAAGATGAGTTTGTTTTGAAATGA
- a CDS encoding sulfite exporter TauE/SafE family protein, translated as MDLTLLPYLIIGIFSGIASGVFGIGGGMIIVPFMLTLGLSSHHAVAISVVQMIFASVFGSYLNYKNKNLILKDGLIIGFGGFLGAMFSGVLLSYFSDITLTSIFLCVSVIFFLKFAFNQKSTIGNINHSKTLRNSILLICGIFTGIFAISLGIGGGLLITPILAYFLGYDTKKVVPLSLFFVIFASISGVSSFIYNDIIDKEVLLNGSLVGLSSMLGVYLGIKIMGKLNLKSHRIALLAIYTLSISMTIVSLIKKLDLF; from the coding sequence ATGGATTTAACTTTACTTCCTTACTTGATTATAGGAATTTTTTCGGGTATAGCCTCTGGTGTTTTTGGCATAGGAGGTGGGATGATTATAGTGCCTTTTATGCTTACTTTAGGGCTTAGCTCTCACCATGCTGTCGCAATTTCAGTAGTACAAATGATCTTTGCTTCTGTTTTTGGCTCTTATCTAAACTACAAAAATAAAAATTTAATTTTAAAAGATGGTCTTATCATAGGTTTTGGTGGTTTTTTGGGAGCAATGTTTAGTGGAGTTTTACTTTCATATTTTTCAGATATAACCTTAACAAGTATTTTTTTATGTGTAAGTGTTATTTTCTTTTTAAAATTTGCTTTTAACCAAAAAAGTACTATTGGAAATATCAATCATTCTAAAACCTTAAGAAATTCCATTTTACTAATTTGTGGTATATTCACAGGAATTTTTGCTATATCTTTAGGTATTGGAGGTGGGCTTTTAATTACGCCTATTTTGGCTTATTTTTTAGGTTATGATACTAAAAAAGTAGTACCACTTAGCTTATTTTTTGTGATATTTGCTTCAATTTCTGGAGTAAGTTCTTTTATTTATAATGACATTATTGATAAAGAAGTATTGCTAAATGGGAGTTTAGTAGGACTTAGCTCTATGTTAGGGGTTTATCTTGGTATAAAAATAATGGGAAAACTTAATCTCAAATCTCACCGCATAGCTCTTTTAGCTATTTATACCCTTTCTATAAGCATGACTATTGTAAGCTTAATTAAAAAGCTTGATTTATTTTAA
- the flhB gene encoding flagellar biosynthesis protein FlhB has translation MAADDQEKTEEPTSKKIEDARKEGNVPKSQDASAVAVLAVAVLVVLFMLPFIGERISGLYRFYQSFIGIELDLKILQKIIIKTMIEMFIMVLPITLVIMIAGVLGNLMQFGFIFTTKPITPNFNKINPLSGLKNLFSLKKIIEALKITLKVGVVFGIAFVFLLQFMQELPRVELYTIYPQLLWLRDKAIILAAIVIIAFLIIGLLDVLLVRYQYFKNLRMSKQEIKDEYKQSEGDPLVKGRIRRLQMEAARRRMVQDVASADVVITNPTHYAVALRYDSSKEAAPKVLAKGVDFLALRIKDMAYEYNVMIYENPPLARELYKSCEVNDLIPPELFKAVAEVLSFVYTSNRQKFADRLK, from the coding sequence ATGGCTGCTGATGATCAAGAAAAAACAGAAGAACCCACATCCAAGAAAATAGAAGATGCACGTAAAGAAGGTAATGTCCCAAAAAGTCAAGATGCATCTGCGGTAGCTGTTCTTGCGGTAGCTGTTCTTGTGGTGTTATTTATGTTGCCCTTTATAGGTGAGAGAATTAGTGGTTTGTATAGATTTTACCAAAGTTTCATAGGTATTGAACTTGATTTGAAAATTTTACAAAAAATTATTATTAAAACTATGATAGAAATGTTTATTATGGTTTTACCTATTACTTTGGTTATTATGATAGCAGGCGTACTTGGAAATTTGATGCAATTTGGATTTATCTTTACTACTAAACCAATTACTCCAAATTTTAATAAGATAAATCCTCTTAGTGGTCTTAAGAATCTTTTTTCGCTTAAAAAAATTATTGAAGCTTTAAAAATCACACTTAAAGTTGGGGTGGTTTTTGGCATAGCTTTTGTTTTTTTACTTCAGTTTATGCAAGAACTTCCTAGAGTAGAACTTTACACAATTTACCCACAGCTTTTATGGCTTAGAGATAAAGCTATTATTCTTGCGGCTATTGTAATTATAGCTTTTTTGATTATAGGTCTTTTAGATGTGCTTTTAGTAAGATATCAATATTTTAAAAATTTACGTATGAGCAAACAAGAAATTAAAGATGAATACAAACAAAGCGAAGGAGATCCTTTGGTAAAAGGAAGAATTCGTCGCTTGCAAATGGAAGCAGCAAGGCGTAGAATGGTGCAAGATGTTGCTAGTGCTGATGTAGTAATCACCAATCCTACTCACTATGCGGTTGCTTTGCGTTATGATAGTTCTAAGGAAGCTGCACCTAAGGTTTTGGCAAAAGGGGTAGATTTTTTAGCTTTGCGCATTAAAGATATGGCATATGAGTATAATGTTATGATTTATGAAAATCCACCTTTAGCAAGGGAGCTTTACAAATCTTGTGAGGTAAACGATCTTATTCCACCAGAGCTTTTTAAAGCAGTGGCGGAAGTTTTAAGCTTTGTCTACACTTCCAATAGACAAAAATTTGCTGATAGATTAAAATAA
- a CDS encoding methyl-accepting chemotaxis protein, which yields MIIEDGSAPRKAVICQESSTGYNVCVIADEKIYKDPVNKALIKQIIIGVISLIIALVIIRFMINYNLSPLKKIQTGLNSFFDFINHKTKDSAMIDVKSNDELGAMAKAINENITKTKNALEQDAKAVEQSVETAKEIESGNLTARITAIPANPQLIELKNVLNEMLNVLEQKVGSNMSEINRVFDSYKALDFTTEVKNAKGGVEVTTNVLGKEIVAMLRQSSEFASLLATESGKLQSAVKNLTDSSSSQASSLEETAAALEEITSSMQNVSHKTSEVIAQSEEIKNVTSIIGDIADQINLLALNAAIEAARAGEHGRGFAVVADEVRNLAERTQKSLGEIEANTNILVQSINEMGESIKEQTTGITQINDAVAQIDHVTQENLKIANDSAVISDNVNKIANDILEDARKKKF from the coding sequence ATGATTATTGAAGATGGAAGCGCTCCCCGCAAAGCAGTAATTTGTCAAGAATCCTCAACAGGATATAATGTTTGTGTAATAGCAGATGAAAAAATTTACAAAGATCCCGTAAATAAAGCTTTAATAAAACAAATCATTATAGGAGTCATAAGTTTAATAATAGCTCTTGTAATTATAAGATTTATGATTAATTATAACTTATCTCCACTCAAAAAAATCCAAACAGGTCTTAACTCTTTCTTTGACTTTATCAATCATAAAACAAAAGATTCTGCTATGATAGATGTTAAAAGCAATGATGAGCTTGGTGCTATGGCTAAAGCCATCAATGAAAACATCACTAAAACTAAAAATGCTTTAGAACAAGATGCTAAAGCAGTAGAACAATCAGTTGAAACAGCTAAAGAAATAGAAAGTGGTAATCTAACAGCAAGAATTACTGCAATTCCTGCTAATCCTCAATTAATAGAATTAAAAAATGTATTAAATGAAATGCTTAATGTATTAGAACAAAAAGTAGGTTCTAATATGAGTGAAATCAATAGAGTATTTGATAGCTATAAAGCATTGGACTTTACTACTGAAGTTAAAAATGCTAAAGGTGGAGTTGAAGTAACTACTAATGTATTAGGTAAAGAAATAGTAGCTATGTTAAGACAATCATCTGAATTTGCTTCTTTACTTGCTACTGAAAGTGGAAAATTACAAAGTGCTGTTAAAAACTTAACAGATTCATCATCTTCTCAAGCTTCTTCTTTAGAAGAAACAGCAGCAGCATTAGAAGAGATTACTTCTTCTATGCAAAATGTATCTCATAAAACTAGTGAAGTAATTGCTCAAAGTGAAGAGATTAAAAATGTTACTTCTATTATAGGAGATATTGCTGATCAAATTAACTTGCTTGCATTAAATGCTGCTATTGAAGCAGCACGTGCAGGTGAACATGGACGTGGCTTTGCTGTTGTTGCTGATGAAGTTAGAAATCTAGCAGAAAGAACTCAAAAGTCTTTAGGTGAGATTGAAGCTAATACTAATATCTTAGTTCAATCTATTAATGAAATGGGTGAAAGTATCAAAGAACAAACTACAGGTATTACTCAAATAAATGATGCTGTAGCTCAAATTGATCATGTAACCCAAGAGAACTTAAAAATAGCTAATGATAGTGCAGTAATATCTGATAATGTAAATAAAATAGCTAATGATATCTTAGAAGATGCTAGGAAGAAGAAGTTTTAG
- a CDS encoding methyl-accepting chemotaxis protein translates to MKNLKPIAVITTGLNSFFDFINHKTKDSAMIDVKSNDELGAMAKAINENITKTKNALEQDAKAVEQSVDTAKEIESGNLTARITAIPANPQLIELKNVLNEMLNVLEQKVGSNMSEINRVFDSYKALDFTTEVKNAKGGVEVTTNVLGKEIVAMLRQSSEFASLLATESGKLQSAVKNLTDSSSSQASSLEETAAALEEITSSMQNVSHKTSEVIAQSEEIKNVTSIIGDIADQINLLALNAAIEAARAGEHGRGFAVVADEVRNLAERTQKSLGEIEANTNILVQSINEMGESIKEQTTGITQINDAVAQIDHVTQENLKIANDSAVISDNVNKIANDILEDARKKKF, encoded by the coding sequence ATGAAAAATTTAAAACCTATAGCAGTTATTACAACAGGTCTTAACTCTTTCTTTGACTTTATCAATCATAAAACAAAAGATTCTGCTATGATAGATGTTAAAAGCAATGATGAGCTTGGTGCTATGGCTAAAGCCATCAATGAAAACATCACTAAAACTAAAAATGCTTTAGAACAAGATGCTAAAGCAGTAGAACAATCAGTAGATACAGCTAAAGAAATAGAAAGTGGTAATCTAACAGCAAGAATTACTGCAATTCCTGCTAATCCTCAATTAATAGAATTAAAAAATGTATTAAATGAAATGCTTAATGTATTAGAACAAAAAGTAGGTTCTAATATGAGTGAAATCAATAGAGTATTTGATAGCTATAAAGCATTGGACTTTACTACTGAAGTTAAAAATGCTAAAGGTGGAGTTGAAGTAACTACTAATGTATTAGGTAAAGAAATAGTAGCAATGTTAAGACAATCATCTGAATTTGCTTCTTTACTTGCTACTGAAAGTGGAAAATTACAAAGTGCTGTTAAGAACTTAACAGATTCATCATCTTCTCAAGCTTCTTCTTTAGAAGAAACAGCAGCAGCATTAGAAGAGATTACTTCTTCTATGCAAAATGTATCTCATAAAACTAGTGAAGTAATTGCTCAAAGTGAAGAGATTAAAAATGTTACTTCTATTATAGGAGATATTGCTGATCAAATTAACTTGCTTGCATTAAATGCTGCTATTGAAGCAGCACGTGCAGGTGAACATGGACGTGGCTTTGCTGTTGTTGCTGATGAAGTTAGAAATCTAGCAGAAAGAACTCAAAAGTCTTTAGGTGAGATTGAAGCTAATACTAATATCTTAGTTCAATCTATTAATGAAATGGGTGAAAGTATCAAAGAACAAACTACAGGTATTACTCAAATAAATGATGCTGTAGCTCAAATTGATCATGTAACCCAAGAGAACTTAAAAATAGCTAATGATAGTGCAGTAATATCTGATAATGTAAATAAAATAGCTAATGATATCTTAGAAGATGCTAGGAAGAAGAAGTTTTAA